One Lycium barbarum isolate Lr01 chromosome 5, ASM1917538v2, whole genome shotgun sequence genomic window carries:
- the LOC132641387 gene encoding WAT1-related protein At3g28050-like — MGNSVIISVLLIIVCCLEVGLNTLNKAATNKGMSNFVFVLYSNALALLILVPSTFIYHRIKPCGMLSFPILCRIFLLALLGCSGQTLLYVGIQYSSPTLASAIVDLVPAFTFIVAVILGMEKLALKAKSSLAKSIGTMILITGAFVMTFYKGPAIFSHESVVYNRNIDQPLLTTHESNWIIGSSLLTTASFLAGLLYIVQAWIMKDYPEELMVTVIACGFVTMLSAVVAFIAEKDPNAWKIRPDIKLLTICYSGILMVSARSLVQTWAVKKKGPVFVAMFMPLGMVVAVLMGVAFLHDIVYIGSVIGASIITLGFYAVMWGKACEERVIQISETSFNQNQQRLPLLCNKNDNV; from the exons ATGGGGAATTCAGTAATAATATCAGTGTTATTGATAATTGTTTGCTGCTTAGAAGTTGGATTAAACACACTGAACAAAGCAGCTACAAACAAAGGAATGAGCAATTTTGTCTTTGTTCTTTATTCTAATGCCTTGGCCTTACTTATCCTTGTTCCTTCCACATTCATCTATCACAG AATAAAGCCATGTGGTATGCTCTCATTTCCTATTCTGTGTAGAATCTTTCTTCTTGCTCTTCTCGG CTGTTCTGGGCAAACTTTGTTGTATGTGGGGATACAGTATAGTTCACCAACTCTAGCTTCTGCCATAGTAGATCTTGTTCCAGCTTTCACTTTCATAGTTGCTGTCATTCTTGG GATGGAAAAGTTAGCATTGAAAGCAAAGAGCAGTCTGGCAAAGTCTATTGGAACAATGATACTGATAACAGGAGCATTTGTGATGACATTTTACAAAGGACCTGCAATCTTTTCTCATGAATCAGTAGTGTATAATAGAAATATTGATCAGCCCCTTTTGACAACACATGAATCAAATTGGATCATTGGAAGTTCACTCCTTACAACTGCTAGCTTCTTGGCTGGTCTGCTTTACATAGTTCAG GCATGGATAATGAAGGACTATCCAGAGGAGTTGATGGTAACTGTGATtgcttgtggctttgtgactatGTTGTCAGCTGTGGTTGCTTTTATAGCAGAAAAGGATCCAAATGCTTGGAAGATCAGACCAGATATAAAGTTGCTAACCATCTGTTACTCA GGGATTTTGATGGTTAGTGCTAGAAGTTTGGTCCAAACGTGGGCTGTCAAGAAAAAAGGGCCTGTATTTGTGGCAATGTTTATGCCTCTTGGTATGGTTGTTGCAGTTCTAATGGGGGTTGCCTTTCTTCATGACATTGTTTATATTGGAAG TGTAATTGGAGCAAGCATCATAACATTGGGATTTTATGCTGTCATGTGGGGAAAGGCTTGTGAAGAAAGAGTCATCCAGATTTCAGAAACAAGCTTTAATCAGAACCAACAGAGATTGCCACTTCTGTGCAATAAAAATGACAATGTTTAG